The Rhododendron vialii isolate Sample 1 chromosome 1a, ASM3025357v1 region atatatatttggattGGCAACTTGTGTGTGTCTAATATtgatatttgtttgtttgtagaAATATGGAAATAGTAATACATGAATCAACACCTGAACTTGACAAACAAGACAATGAAGATCCAAATTCGGAGGATGTAGGGGAACCTAAGGTTGGAATGTCCTTTGATACAGAAGCTGAAACCCGTACCTATTATGCTAGTTATGCTAGAAAGAAAGGTTTTGTTGTGATCACAAGAAGCTCTGGAAAGCGTGATGATGGGCAAAGGGGGCATGTAACTTTCTGTTGTCATAGGGGTGGAAAGGCAAGGACAAAGGCACTCAACCTAGTTAAAGCCCATCCAACAGCAAAAGCAGAATGTAAAGCAGCAAGGAATGTCCCTTTGCATAACAACGGGAAATGGATATTGAATACAATTGTTCTCGAGCATAATCATGAAATCTGCCCAGAGAAAGCTCGGTATCTTAAGGCCAACCGGGTTATTGCAAATCATACGAAAAGGACATTGGAATTGAATTGCTTAGCCGGAATAACATTAACCAAAACTATTAGCTCATGTGTGATTGAGGCTAAGGGGCATGAGAATTTGACATGGACAAAAAAAGATACAAGGAATTACATGGATCAAGTGCGACGCTCACAACTCAAGGAAGGGGATGCCGAGGCTATGCACAAGTACTTCATGAGAATGTACGAAGGCAACAACAACTTTTTCTATGCTATGGATCTAGTTAAGGAAAACCGCTTATGTAACATTTTTTGGGCAGATGCGAGGAGTAGGGAGGCATGCAAAGAATTTGGTGAGGTGGTCACATTTGACACCACATGCTTGGTTAATAGACACGATATGCCTTTTGCTCCGTTTGTAGGAGTAAATCACCACGGACAATCAATCTTGTTGGGATGTGGGTTGATACTACGAGAGGACACTCCGtcatttgtgtggtttgtttgAGACATGGGTTTCTTGCATGTCCGGGCGTTCACCTAATGCCATCATCACCGACCAATTTAAGGCCATGCAAAATGCAATATGTATTGTGCTTCCAAATGCACGGCATCATTGGTGTTTATGGTATATCTTAAAAAAGGCACCTGAAAAGTTAAATGGGTATGATGATTATGAATCGATTACATCCATGCTCCATAATGTTGTATACGATTCATTGACAATTGTGGAATTCGAAGAAAATTTGGCGCACCTGATTAATACTTATCAATTAGGAAACAATAATTGGCTAAGTGGCTTGTATGAGGAGAGGCACCGTTGGGTGCCGGCATTTGTTAAAGATACTTTTTGGGCGGGAATGTCAACAACCCAATGGATCGAAAGCATGAATGCATTTTTTGATGGTTACGTCCACTCTAAAATCACATTGAAAGAATTTGTTGGGTAATATGAAAATGCCTTACATAACAAGGtgcaaaaggaagaaaaggaagatgCTCATTCTTTCAATGTATAAGCGAAGAACGTGTCCCCTTATGGATTTGAGGATCAATTTCTAGAAGCATACTCAATTGCCAAATGCAAAGATTTTCGAACTGAATTAGCTGGTAAGATTGCTTGCACCTTGATTTCTGCTAAGACAATGGAtggtatttcaaaatttttgataGAAGAAGACATCAAAGTTGGTGCCaatggatatttaaaaactgTTACCTTTCATGTTTGGTTTAATGAGGAGTCAAGAGAAACTAACTGTAATTGCCGGTTGTTCGAGTCAAAGGGAATTGTGTGTAAGCATATCATCATGGTTTGGACAAAAGAGAAGCTTAGTAGAGTGCCAGAGAAGTACATTCTACGAAGATGGAGGAAAGATGTGAAGAGGAGTCacaaaaaagtcaaaattagTTATGTAAATTGGGAAACGAAGCTCGAATGGCGTCGCTATGATATTATGATCGCTGCTTAATTTCCATGATGTTGCTGATAATGCCATGGATTCTGAGGCCAAGAGTGAGAGGGTGGTGGCTAAATTGCAAGAAGCAAAAGCTAAGAATGAAGTGTGTGATGATGATTGGCAAATGACATCCATGTCCATTGATGTCCAAGATAGTACTGTGAGtcccaaagaaaaacaaaaacctgtAGGTGATCCAAATAAATGTCGTCGAAGAGGCCAACCGCCAATAAATAGAAAACAATCAACGATTGAGAAGATCATTAAGAAGGTTCggaaatcaagcaaaaaaacTCAACCATGTCAAGGCAATACGAATAGCAAACATGTATGACTTCTTATAATTTTGTTAGTTGAAACTAATATTAATCAGATAAATTACTTTgtaatcaaaactcattattCATTTGACCTTATGTACGAGTAGACTTCCGTAAAGGATGGGGATGTTGATGTTATCGCGCAAGAGAGTGAATTTTAGAGTAAATATGTGTATTTGGCTCTTAAGTTGTGAATAGAAACTCATTGGTGTTTATGTATAtgacatttgatttttttatttcagatGTCTCAAATGAGTAGACTGAGTGGTGATATGTGGAGTTATGACCTGAATGAGACtccaattgatttggaaaacTAGGGGATCCGACGAAGAGGTTCTGGCACAATAGATGTTAGAGTTGGTTGGATCTTCTTATTATATGGCTTTTGGATATCTTTTTGGTATAGTTAACACCGTGCTTTTTGGGTACATAATAGGTGGCATAGAGATATTTGTCCACTGTGTTTTTTGTGGAAGTGGGCAATTTTCACTAGTAAAAATTGTGTAGTAGGTTTACTAGTTTTTGGATCAAGCCCCAGCTCATGTTTTTTGGttcaataaaatatattatcTTTTGCCCACGGATTTGCAGCTTGTCGTATGGAATTTGCTTAACTATGGTGAATGAAAATTATTTGGCAATGGAATTATGCATGGAAATGATATGGATGAAAATTTTtgtgtattgtttttttttttcccgacgaAACACACGAACACGATGGGGTTCACAGACACGGATATAGGACACAACTATTTTAGCAAGCATTTTACAGCCTCTTTCAAATTTGGTAGAAATAAATGCCACAGTTACAACAGGAAAGGCTAACAACAttgaaacaaaaactaaacaagcAGCTTCTCTTCATGGGATGATAAGGATTGTcctccttttgaccaacttGAAAGCAATAGACCATCCTCATGCTTTAGATGGTAATACTATTTCTgtttcagaaagaaaaaaaaaaggcctaaACAGCAGAGATTGGACCAACTAGATAATGCCATACACAGAACTTGTGTTGCCCTCTTTAAAAAACAGAACTAGATAACTTGAAGGATATGTACACACTAGTAGAAGAACGTCAAAAAATGACATAACAATAGCCATTTAAACTTGAATTTTTATTGAAGGTCTAATGCAATTACATCATCTAAGTATAAGTTACAAAATTCATCTCCCTCTGACATTTCAAAAGTTCTAGGATACAAGGGTGACATTAGGAAAATACTAGCAGTCCAAAACAAGCTGCAAATGGTAAAATTTGGAGCTTTGCAATGCATCAGAAAAAGGCTTGAATCCAACAGCAAAGACCACAACAGCTTCACGACCACCACTCCTTCTAATCAGTTGCCATCCAGATCAGTTACCACTGTGTCAAATTAGCGGTAATCAGGTTGGTCTTTCTCATATCTATGAACATTCTCCAAACTTTTGTCTTGCAGTTTAGTGACACATCCAACTTCAAACTTCCACCTAGCTTCAATGTTGGTAAAGAGTTCCAAAAAAATGCACAACAGGTATAAGTACACGGTCAATGCACAAGTCAATTAGGTAAGAGAATCTTGattaacaaataacaaaaaGTCATTCCATGTAGAGCTTAATTCATACATAACCCTAATAAAATTATATATGCCTTGAAATCTACACATAATATCCGTCTCTACAAATAACAAACGGGGATGTTAGGACAAAATGAATCTTTATTCTCAGTTAGCAAACAATTATATGaagtaattttaaaaagttagagcacactgattttttataaaatggaaGAAATCTAGCTATGTAACTGTTCTAGGTATCCAAAAGCCCTAATTGGGAAAATTCGAAGAAGGATACAAGAATGCCAATCAAGTAGGATACAACAATGGCTTCATGCATGTTTAGGTTttcaaagccctaatttttgaaaagccctaattttcgAGCAACCCTAATCTTAGAACAAgggatttttttgggaaaattagggaaattgatttttattaaaatcaaagaaatttaaGGAAGAAACAGAAAATGGGGAAGATTAGCAGGGGAAAATAAGTGATTTACCCATTTCGGATCAAGCCTTCTTCGAGATTTTGACctcttcaagtttgatttgatttcgTGGAAAGAGTTAGGCAAACTGATTTGATTTTGTAGAGAGACAGAGAAATGGGAGTCAGAGATGGTGGTCGCCAACATCGATCACCGGCATTGATGATGGTGGTGGCAATGGCGGTCACCGGTGTCGATAGGGATGGGTTCGTAAAAATGGCATCGATGGTGGGATATAGTAGAAATCAGGAGGTGTTGGGTTTAAGGGGGGTAAATCTCCCGGTCAaaatttttggtgaaattttgaaatgtAAATGGAGAAATGGGGCACATTACTTTTGCCACATAGGCAGTGTACAAAGGGTGTACATAATTGGTGTACCCATAGCACTTTTGTTTAGTTCATGGCTCTAAAAAATTTCCTCTTTTTAATGGAAGGGGGGGGCTGCTGACTGCTGTGAGCAAGAGCGTGCAGATGTGCCCCATCTCACCGTCCGTTTTGACAATCAATTatccgaattttaaaagaactcttcaaagttgtgtttttgttcaTAGCAGCCCCCCACTTCTCTTTTTAATCCAGAATTTTGTTTGTGTTGTTATTGATGTTGTGTCATAGATTCGTATTTTTTACATTGTAGTTCAGAGTTCTTCACATTACTACTTGGATGTGGTTCTAAGCCATTGGACAAACTGATCTTACTTGCTGATTTTCATTTGGGAAAATGTTAGAGTACATGACAAATATAGCTTGAATCTGGACTGTCCATAATACTTTCATGAAAATTTCATGTCAGGTTCCCTATCAAacctcttctctttttttcggTCAATCAGAAATTCATAAAGAACATTAAGGAAAAGAGTTCTGCATCACGCGAAAGTGCATAGTGGCATACATATTAGcatacaaaccaaacaaaacagaagCAAAAGCTAGATTCGCCACGGCTACCAAACTAGTCTAGTAACTGCCTTAATTGGAGGCTATCTCTAATAGAGATAGGCATGTGAGTTTCTACTACCAAGTCTTCCTCTTGTTCTACCCCAACTCGAGCAAGG contains the following coding sequences:
- the LOC131334572 gene encoding protein FAR1-RELATED SEQUENCE 5-like produces the protein MEIVIHESTPELDKQDNEDPNSEDVGEPKVGMSFDTEAETRTYYASYARKKGFVVITRSSGKRDDGQRGHVTFCCHRGGKARTKALNLVKAHPTAKAECKAARNVPLHNNGKWILNTIVLEHNHEICPEKARYLKANRVIANHTKRTLELNCLAGITLTKTISSCVIEAKGHENLTWTKKDTRNYMDQVRRSQLKEGDAEAMHKYFMRMYEGNNNFFYAMDLVKENRLCNIFWADARSREACKEFGEVVTFDTTCLVNRHDMPFAPFVGVNHHGQSILLGCGLILREDTPSFVWFV